The following DNA comes from Vigna radiata var. radiata cultivar VC1973A chromosome 4, Vradiata_ver6, whole genome shotgun sequence.
aatcgacGGAGAGTCTGTCTGAATaagaaaaatctataaatagactgatcACGAATCAGTtaagagacttttgatgaattgacaatttcatttctattttagaTCAAATTCTCTATTGTAAGAGCTcaaagaattctccaagaagacggtggtgatctttcttgaaagagattcaaagggaggttCTTCTGCGCACACAAAAATTGATCAGTATCTGCACAAGGAAGATGCTTCTGCGTGGTCGTGTTTAAGGcatggcatcctgtgaagattgttgCATTATTTTTCTGGCTTGGCATCTGTAAAGACTGCCGGTATTTGTACTTGTTGGATATAGGGGattgttcactttgaggattgttcaaagtggtgttgcagattgcagaagaggggattcttgctacaattcttgttttgttctgtagctatattttggttttgggttagagaggaaatttatattttttacgtggaggtcttctataaattccttgttgtaaaaattgcaaccattataatgcatttgcttcctgggttggaaggacactagatgtaggcattgttggccgaaccactATATAAattcagtgtttgattttctctatccctacagtTTTACTTTGCATTCGACTTTAATCTTTacacagtcaactacgtttttcgctgcatataatttttcattacctgcatttcaagaaagtgtgaaaagtttaatactttgattgcaagattgcgaaaagattttatatttgtaaaaacaCCAACTCACCCctcccccccctcttggtgtaaaaacgaagccaacctgtttcccaACACTCATACCCACAAGGACTGTATTGGATGGAGGATGTGTATTGACTACAGGAAACTGAATAATGCTACAAGGAAGGATCACTTTCATCTTCCTTTCATGGACCAAATTTTGGAAAGATTAGTCATGGTACAAGGAAGAATATTGCTACAAGGAAGGTCATGCTTTCTATTGTTTTCTGGATGGATATTCATGGTATAATCAAATGGTGGTGGATCCTAAAGACCAAGAAAACACGGCCTTTACCTGTCCATTTGGAATTTTTGCTTACAGAAAAATGCCATTTCAATTATGTAATGTCCCACCACTTTTCAGAGATGCATGCAGGCAATTTTTGCAGatctgaaagaaaaatgcattgaggtcttcatggatgatttttcaatATTTGGCAGTTCCTTTCATCAATGTTTTCTAACCTGGATGTAGTCCTCAAAAGATGCACCCAATCCAATCTTGTTCTcaattgggaaaaatgtcacTTTATGGTAACTGAAGGTATTGTTTTGGGTCATAAAATTTCTTCTAGAGGAATTGAAGTGGACAGAGCCAAAGTAGAAGTCattgaaaaacttccaccaccCACCAATGTGAAAGGAATCAGAAGCTTTTTGGGACATGCTGGCTTTTATAGAAAATTGCAAAACCACTAAGCAACCTCCTTGTAAAGGACGTTCCTTTTGTGATGAATGAAGAATGCCTTAAAGCTTTtgatatcttgaaaaaaaattggtttctGCTCCTGTAATTGTAGCTCCTGATTGGAATCAAAACTTTGAGTTGATGTGTGATGCCAGTAATTATTCCATAGGAGCAGTTCTTAGCCAGAGAAGAGAAATAGTTTTCCACACCATTTATTATGccaattgaattatgccaccacgGAAAAAGAGTTTCTTGCAATTGTGTATGCTTTAGAGAAATTTAAACCATATCTCGTTGGGTCTAAGGTAATTATCTACACTGACCATGCAGCTATTAAATATTTGCTAGCCAAGCCTGACTCCAAACCACGATTGATCAGATGGGTACTTTTATTGCAAGAATTTGATGTGGAAACCCGTGACAAGAAGGGGAGTGAAAATGTAATTGTTGATCACTTATCTCGATTGGTGAATAATGAAGTCACAAGCAAGGAAACAGAGATTTAGGAATCTTTCTCAGATGAAACACTCATGTACATTCAACAGAGGTCGTGGTTTGTTGATATGGCCAATTTCAAAGCTACAGGAGTCATCCAAGAAGATCTCAATtggcaacaaagaaagaaactttTGCATGATGCTAAACAGTTTATTTGGGATGACCcttacattttcaaaattggagcagataatcttCTGAGGCGTTGTGTCACTAAGGAAGAAGTGGAAGGATATTTATGGAACTGTCATGATTCACCTTATGGAGGACATTTTAGTGGAGAAAAGACAACTGCAAAGGTACTTCAATCAGGATTATATTGGCCTACCCTCTTTAAAGATGCTCAAAATCATGCTATGAACTGTGATAAGTGTCAAAGAACAGGAACCCTCTTCAGGCGTCATGAAAGGCCACTGCAAGGCATTCTGGAAGTCGAAGTTTTTGACTGTTGGGGCATAGATTTTGTTGGACCTTTCCCACCATCCTTCAACAATGAATATATTGGTGGCAGTTGACTATGTAAGCAAATGGGTGGAGGCACTGGCTTGCCCAAAGAATGACTCCAGTACTGTCATTAAATTTCTGAAAAGGCAAATCTTCTCCCGGTTTGGAACGCCCAGAGTACTCATTAGTGATGGAGGATCTCGTTTTTGCAATCATCAGCTTGCAAAAGTACTCAAGCACTATGGTGTAAGACCTAAGGTGGCTACACCTTATCATCCTTAAACAAACGGACAAGTTGAAGTTTCTAACAAGGAGATAAAAAGAATCCTGGAAAAGACAGTCGCCGCATCAAGGAAGGATTGGTCTCAAAAGTTAGATGATGCCCTTTGGGCATATCGAACTGCAATGAAGACAACCATTGGATTATCTCCTTTTCAAATGGTCTATGGAAAGGCTTGTCACCTGCTAGTGGAGATGGAACATAGAGCACTATGGGCAttaaaattcttgaattttGACCCTGGTGACACTACAGAAAAGAGAAGGAGGCAACTTATTGAGCTTGAGGAGATGAGGCTGCATGCCTATGATTCttctaaaaattacaaagaaaaggtGAAATACTATCATGACAGGAAGCTGGTAAAAAGGGTCTTTACTCCAGGACAGCAGGTGTTGCTATTCAATTCTCAACTAAAACTTTTCCTTGGAAAGTTGAAGTCCAAGTGGTCTGGCCCGTTCCTAATCAAGAATGTCCTCCCTCATGGAGCAGTTGAGTTGACAGACCCAATCGCCAAAGACCCACAAAGAAGTTGGGTAGTCAATGGTCAACGCCTCAAGCATTACTCGGGTGATGAGGTAGAACGCCTCTCTACAGTCATGCAGCTGGTTGATGTGACATTaacttattgggtcaagctagtgacgttaaagaaccgcttgctgggaggcatcCCAGTTCTCTAAACccttacttttaatttttgtttttgtttttgttataatttttgtttttgttctattttattttatttttattgtgctctgcttgaatgaactaaACTGCTTTAATTCAATTGTGCCTGTTTTGAGTGATAAGTTTTGCTTTATAAGATTCTATTGTTTAATtgaagttgagatgatgcatgatgtgctATAAGTGATGAATCCCAATTTGTGAGAAAAgtgcttgagataaagtttgattgagatactgagcAAGATGTTCTTCTGAATTTTGAGACTTGTGAatttacctgtgtgagttttgagcttcagagttatttttaaataattgttattactttggaagcatgaatgattttgcccaaattttctgtaaTTGAACTACTTGCCTACAGGTTCtatatgatcaagg
Coding sequences within:
- the LOC106758325 gene encoding uncharacterized protein LOC106758325, with the translated sequence MKTTIGLSPFQMVYGKACHLLVEMEHRALWALKFLNFDPGDTTEKRRRQLIELEEMRLHAYDSSKNYKEKVKYYHDRKLVKRVFTPGQQVLLFNSQLKLFLGKLKSKWSGPFLIKNVLPHGAVELTDPIAKDPQRSWVVNGQRLKHYSGDEVERLSTVMQLVLYDQGHLLLSLILLAST